The following are from one region of the Methanomassiliicoccales archaeon LGM-DZ1 genome:
- the glmM gene encoding phosphoglucosamine mutase, translated as MGKMFGTNGIRGIVNEDMNAALALQIGKAVGKEFPGRVAVGTDTRLSADMLTAAVASGLMSVGCDVDLLGMLPTPAIQYYVKSHQDISAAVIVTASHNPPEFNGLKVIAGDGTEASKDAENAIEDLYGTEIETVPWDAVGKTREVPGAAEEYVDAILSRADVKAIQDAKLTVVIDCANGASCFTSPLLLRKLGVRAVMLNASPDGTFPGHPSEPTADNLKDLCRMVPEVKADLGIAHDGDADRCVFVDGSGNYVPGDKTLAVLSKSMCQRKEGSVVVTPVATSSVIEDAVASVGGRVIRTAVGSPVVARKMMEVGGVMGGEENGGLIFPDNQYCRDGAMAIVRMLECIIRNGPLSGQVASLPTYYTVKDKISCPNQMKKKLLKHMAEYSQDERIDKTDGIKVLFRDGWVLMRPSGTEPIFRIYAESRDEAKAAAYADRYMKEAEKFLSESAPAGQSRRK; from the coding sequence ATGGGGAAGATGTTCGGGACCAACGGGATACGCGGTATAGTCAACGAGGACATGAACGCGGCGCTCGCGCTGCAGATAGGCAAGGCCGTCGGCAAAGAGTTCCCCGGAAGGGTGGCCGTCGGCACCGATACCCGCCTCTCCGCCGATATGCTCACCGCGGCGGTCGCCTCCGGCCTGATGTCGGTCGGATGCGACGTGGACCTCCTCGGCATGCTCCCGACCCCGGCCATCCAATACTACGTGAAGAGCCATCAGGACATCAGCGCGGCGGTCATCGTCACCGCATCCCACAATCCCCCGGAGTTCAACGGGCTCAAGGTCATAGCCGGCGACGGCACCGAGGCATCGAAGGATGCCGAGAACGCCATAGAGGACCTCTACGGCACGGAGATCGAGACCGTCCCCTGGGACGCCGTGGGCAAGACCAGGGAGGTGCCGGGAGCGGCCGAGGAGTACGTGGACGCCATCCTGTCCAGGGCCGACGTCAAGGCGATACAGGATGCCAAGCTGACCGTCGTCATCGACTGCGCCAACGGGGCGTCCTGCTTCACATCCCCCCTGCTCCTCAGGAAACTGGGCGTCAGGGCTGTCATGCTCAATGCCTCTCCCGACGGGACCTTCCCCGGGCATCCCTCTGAGCCTACCGCGGACAACCTGAAGGACCTCTGCAGGATGGTCCCGGAGGTCAAGGCGGACCTGGGCATAGCCCATGACGGCGATGCGGACAGGTGCGTCTTCGTGGACGGGAGCGGGAACTATGTTCCCGGGGACAAGACCCTGGCCGTGCTGTCCAAATCAATGTGCCAGAGGAAGGAAGGCTCGGTCGTCGTGACCCCTGTGGCCACTTCCTCCGTCATCGAGGATGCCGTCGCTTCTGTCGGCGGCCGGGTCATCAGGACCGCCGTCGGATCGCCTGTCGTCGCCCGCAAGATGATGGAGGTCGGAGGGGTCATGGGCGGGGAGGAGAACGGAGGGCTGATCTTCCCGGACAACCAGTACTGCAGGGACGGCGCCATGGCCATAGTCCGCATGCTCGAGTGCATAATCAGGAACGGACCGCTCAGCGGGCAGGTCGCTTCCCTGCCCACCTATTACACCGTCAAGGACAAGATCTCCTGCCCCAACCAGATGAAGAAGAAGCTCCTGAAGCACATGGCCGAGTACTCCCAGGACGAGCGCATCGACAAGACCGATGGAATCAAAGTGCTCTTCAGGGACGGCTGGGTCCTCATGAGGCCGTCCGGCACGGAGCCTATCTTCAGGATCTACGCCGAATCCAGGGACGAGGCCAAGGCCGCCGCCTATGCGGACAGGTACATGAAGGAAGCGGAGAAGTTCCTGTCGGAATCCGCGCCTGCCGGCCAGTCCCGCAGGAAGTGA
- the speB gene encoding agmatinase has product MPYGLTYADSDAEYNEADAVIIGVPYDHTASFKAGAREAPTAVRRASYNFEETIFYCLGDEKPRVNDYGNCDDFILPEDMFEEVKFAAGPVIRDGKFPIVIGGEHSATVPVIQSFEKNSIALMTIDAHLDSRDEYMGTPNSHACVTRRASEHLGIENCCAVGVRSIGREELERDDVVPYITSFDVFDHGIEWAVKKALDGFKADKVYLSIDIDGIDPAYAPGTGTPEPFGLTPNDVRKVINIIGDRLAGMDVMEICPPADPSGITSILGARLINEGLAVLGKSLKR; this is encoded by the coding sequence ATGCCGTACGGGCTCACCTATGCCGATTCGGACGCCGAGTACAACGAGGCCGATGCCGTCATCATAGGTGTGCCCTACGATCATACCGCATCCTTCAAGGCCGGGGCCCGCGAGGCCCCTACGGCCGTGAGGCGCGCCTCCTACAACTTCGAGGAGACGATTTTCTACTGTCTCGGCGATGAGAAGCCGAGGGTTAACGACTACGGGAACTGCGACGATTTCATCCTCCCCGAGGACATGTTCGAGGAGGTCAAGTTCGCGGCCGGGCCGGTCATAAGGGACGGCAAGTTCCCGATAGTCATCGGCGGGGAGCACTCCGCCACCGTGCCGGTCATACAGTCGTTCGAGAAGAACAGCATCGCCCTGATGACCATAGACGCTCACCTTGATTCCAGGGACGAGTACATGGGCACTCCGAACAGCCACGCCTGCGTGACCCGGAGGGCCTCCGAGCACCTGGGCATCGAGAACTGCTGCGCGGTCGGCGTCAGGTCGATCGGGAGGGAGGAGCTCGAAAGGGACGATGTCGTCCCTTACATCACCTCCTTCGACGTCTTCGACCACGGCATCGAATGGGCCGTCAAGAAAGCACTGGACGGCTTCAAGGCGGACAAGGTCTACCTCTCGATAGACATAGACGGCATAGACCCGGCCTACGCTCCCGGGACCGGCACCCCGGAACCGTTCGGCCTCACCCCCAACGACGTGCGGAAGGTCATAAACATCATCGGCGACAGGCTCGCCGGGATGGACGTCATGGAGATCTGCCCCCCTGCAGATCCGTCCGGGATCACCTCGATCCTCGGCGCGAGGCTCATCAACGAAGGCCTCGCTGTCCTCGGAAAATCCCTGAAGCGCTGA
- a CDS encoding translation initiation factor IF-5A gives MAEWEMKELRELKIGRYVNIDDCPCKIISITTSKPGKHGSAKASIEATDIFTGQKRSINAPVSAKVQVPVIDKRKGQVISIDEANNEVQIMDLETFETFSMPINPDHESVLTDGAEILYIVAMDRMKLM, from the coding sequence ATGGCCGAGTGGGAAATGAAAGAGCTCCGTGAGCTCAAGATCGGAAGGTACGTTAACATCGATGACTGCCCCTGCAAGATTATCAGCATCACCACCTCCAAGCCCGGAAAGCACGGATCCGCCAAAGCAAGCATCGAGGCGACCGATATCTTCACCGGCCAGAAGAGGTCCATCAACGCGCCTGTCTCCGCGAAGGTGCAGGTCCCTGTCATCGACAAGAGAAAGGGACAGGTCATCTCCATCGATGAGGCCAACAACGAAGTCCAGATCATGGACCTCGAGACCTTCGAGACCTTCAGCATGCCCATCAACCCGGACCATGAGTCGGTCCTCACGGACGGCGCTGAGATCCTGTACATCGTGGCGATGGACAGGATGAAGCTGATGTGA
- the rsmA gene encoding 16S rRNA (adenine(1518)-N(6)/adenine(1519)-N(6))-dimethyltransferase RsmA → MTETGRLIRETGVRPSKSRGQNFLTDGRIADRHVEYACIGPHDRVLEVGPGLGILTQRLAEKTDSLTCIELDDNLADYIEKTYGDRITLIRGDAVKVPFPEFDVFVSNLPYSVSTPIIFKLLEHDFRIAVVMVQKEFAERMVAETGSVDYSRLTVNLAYRAECRMLENVPSSRFNPRPKVDSCIVSIRPRKADFEVADEKTFFRVVDVCFEHRRKKIGTSLKATGMISSSGDIPFADERIERLSPAQIGELADAVYSLRPG, encoded by the coding sequence ATGACCGAGACGGGGCGTCTCATAAGAGAGACAGGGGTTAGGCCCAGCAAATCCCGCGGGCAGAACTTCCTGACCGACGGGAGAATCGCCGACAGGCATGTGGAGTATGCCTGCATCGGTCCCCACGACCGGGTCCTGGAGGTCGGCCCGGGCCTCGGCATACTGACCCAGCGCCTGGCGGAGAAGACCGACAGCCTCACCTGCATCGAGCTGGATGATAACCTCGCCGATTACATCGAGAAGACCTACGGCGACAGGATCACGCTCATCCGCGGAGACGCCGTCAAGGTTCCTTTCCCGGAGTTCGATGTTTTCGTCAGCAATCTCCCGTACAGCGTTTCCACGCCCATCATCTTCAAGCTCCTGGAACATGACTTCAGGATCGCCGTGGTCATGGTGCAGAAGGAGTTCGCGGAGCGCATGGTGGCCGAGACGGGATCCGTGGACTACTCCCGCCTCACCGTGAACCTCGCCTACCGCGCCGAATGCAGGATGCTGGAGAACGTCCCCAGCAGCCGCTTCAACCCCCGCCCCAAAGTGGACTCCTGCATCGTCTCGATAAGACCCAGGAAGGCGGACTTCGAGGTCGCGGACGAGAAGACGTTCTTCCGTGTCGTCGATGTCTGCTTCGAGCACAGGAGGAAGAAGATCGGCACGTCGCTGAAGGCCACCGGCATGATCTCGTCCTCCGGCGACATCCCCTTCGCGGACGAGAGGATCGAGCGCCTCAGCCCTGCGCAGATAGGGGAGCTCGCCGATGCCGTCTATTCGCTCAGGCCCGGATGA
- a CDS encoding DUF655 domain-containing protein, with protein sequence MEDYAYILDIGTIAGGRDRREQRVAFALGDTDFKLFELVPKDNAVINIGDRVYIGKEASKRDTIDHVKRRISFTELPNMAASEIEYAVADIVKNNEARFIRFYNEAGPISLKKHLLEELPGLGKKTMNAILAERESPRGSFKGYEDLSSRLSEYQKVQSFKPEKPVVARIVLEIEDPERRRYLFVQNSQK encoded by the coding sequence ATGGAAGATTACGCGTATATATTGGACATCGGAACGATAGCCGGAGGCAGGGACAGGCGCGAGCAGCGCGTGGCCTTCGCTCTCGGAGACACCGATTTCAAGCTTTTCGAGCTCGTCCCGAAGGACAACGCTGTCATCAACATCGGCGACCGCGTGTACATCGGCAAAGAGGCCTCGAAGAGGGACACCATCGACCATGTGAAGAGGAGGATCTCCTTCACAGAGCTGCCCAACATGGCGGCGTCCGAGATAGAGTACGCCGTCGCGGACATCGTGAAGAACAATGAGGCCAGGTTCATCCGCTTCTACAACGAGGCCGGCCCCATCTCGCTCAAGAAGCACCTCCTCGAGGAGCTTCCCGGACTCGGCAAGAAGACCATGAACGCCATCCTCGCCGAGCGCGAGAGCCCCAGGGGCAGCTTCAAGGGATACGAGGACCTCTCCTCCAGGCTCTCCGAGTACCAGAAGGTTCAGTCCTTCAAACCCGAGAAGCCTGTCGTCGCCAGGATCGTGCTCGAGATCGAGGACCCTGAGAGACGCCGCTATCTTTTCGTGCAGAACTCGCAGAAATGA
- a CDS encoding 50S ribosomal protein L21e, with product MQRSRGFRSKTRQLLQKKPRSRGLSPITRGFQTFENGEKVNIVIDPSIHKGMPHSRFQGLTGVVIGSRGSAYEVSVKVGGKTKTVVSRPEHLVRTVQ from the coding sequence ATGCAGAGATCCAGAGGATTCAGGTCCAAGACCCGCCAGCTTCTCCAGAAGAAGCCCAGGTCCAGGGGACTCTCCCCCATCACCAGGGGATTCCAGACTTTCGAGAACGGAGAGAAGGTCAACATCGTCATCGACCCCTCCATCCACAAGGGCATGCCCCACTCCAGGTTCCAGGGGCTCACCGGAGTCGTCATCGGCTCCAGGGGATCCGCGTACGAGGTCTCCGTGAAGGTCGGCGGGAAAACCAAGACCGTCGTCTCCAGGCCGGAGCATCTCGTCAGGACCGTTCAGTGA
- a CDS encoding tRNA pseudouridine(54/55) synthase Pus10, whose protein sequence is MTEEWAEENIGKARELAKMGLCDHCIGRQFAKLGERLTDEERGRMLRAALEEKGERYGKADICPLCEDIFDMVPRFAGAVAEKVNTVQSENFLVGCRVDPGQVKREKELTEKLGLSETAEPLKTELNREIGKAALPMINRRVEFKEPEVVACIDTRFADVTLDCAPLFIAGRYNKYSREIPQTRWPCRVCHGKGCPRCHGSGKMYQTSVQEEIGRIALEMAGGKEDFFHGMGREDIDARMLGTGRPFVLEISQPKRRDIDLDELERRANESILAQYHGLHFVPRAEVAEYKGSDPDKTYRAKVVSDGPYDREKVMQVVSSFKDVDLAQRTPVRVEHRRADLVRNRRIYWLKADNFTDEGFDLELKTQSGTYVKEFVSGDGGRTDPNLSELVGAKLTVDLLDVIEIDY, encoded by the coding sequence TTGACCGAGGAATGGGCGGAAGAGAACATCGGCAAAGCACGCGAGCTCGCAAAGATGGGCCTCTGCGACCACTGCATAGGAAGGCAGTTCGCCAAGCTGGGCGAGAGGCTCACCGATGAGGAGCGCGGGCGCATGCTGCGCGCCGCCCTGGAGGAGAAGGGCGAGCGCTATGGGAAGGCGGACATCTGCCCCCTGTGCGAGGACATCTTCGATATGGTACCCAGGTTCGCCGGGGCGGTGGCCGAGAAGGTCAACACCGTCCAGTCGGAGAACTTCCTGGTCGGCTGCAGGGTCGACCCGGGGCAGGTCAAGCGCGAGAAGGAGCTGACGGAGAAGCTCGGCCTCTCCGAGACCGCCGAGCCTCTCAAGACCGAGCTCAACAGGGAGATCGGCAAGGCCGCGCTCCCGATGATCAACCGCCGCGTGGAGTTCAAGGAACCGGAGGTCGTCGCCTGCATCGACACGCGCTTCGCCGACGTCACCCTCGACTGCGCCCCGCTGTTCATCGCCGGACGCTACAACAAGTACAGCCGCGAGATCCCCCAGACGAGATGGCCCTGCCGCGTCTGCCACGGGAAGGGCTGCCCCCGCTGCCACGGTTCCGGCAAGATGTACCAGACCTCCGTGCAGGAGGAGATCGGCCGCATAGCCCTGGAGATGGCCGGCGGGAAGGAGGATTTCTTCCACGGCATGGGCAGGGAGGACATCGATGCCCGCATGCTCGGGACCGGGAGGCCGTTCGTACTCGAGATCTCCCAGCCGAAGCGCAGGGACATCGACCTGGACGAACTGGAGAGAAGGGCCAACGAAAGCATACTGGCACAGTATCACGGCCTGCATTTCGTCCCCAGGGCGGAAGTGGCGGAGTACAAGGGGTCCGACCCCGACAAGACCTACCGCGCCAAAGTGGTCTCCGACGGCCCCTATGACCGGGAGAAGGTCATGCAGGTGGTCTCCTCGTTCAAAGACGTGGATCTGGCACAGCGCACTCCCGTGAGGGTCGAGCACCGCCGCGCCGACCTGGTGAGGAACCGCAGGATCTACTGGCTGAAGGCCGATAACTTCACCGACGAGGGCTTCGACCTGGAGCTGAAGACGCAGTCGGGGACCTACGTGAAGGAATTTGTCTCCGGCGACGGGGGGAGGACCGACCCGAACCTGTCGGAACTAGTCGGCGCCAAGCTGACGGTGGACCTCCTGGACGTCATCGAAATAGACTACTGA
- a CDS encoding KH domain-containing protein: protein MREIRIPAERVGALVGKGGASKRMLEERTGIKIDVDTEGEVIIHDEAEGIEPINALKILDVIRAVARGFNPDKAAKILDDDDMFLQTIDIKEAVGDRQSQVERARGRLIGRNGRTRELIEELADVYMSVYGNTVSLIGNSISLPVAKTAVEMLLHGSEHSTVYHYLESQRPRLRIAEMGFDI from the coding sequence ATGAGGGAGATCAGGATCCCCGCGGAACGCGTCGGCGCGCTCGTGGGGAAAGGAGGAGCGTCCAAGAGGATGCTAGAGGAGAGGACCGGCATAAAGATAGACGTGGACACCGAAGGGGAGGTCATCATCCACGACGAGGCCGAGGGCATAGAGCCTATCAACGCCCTGAAGATCCTCGACGTCATCCGCGCCGTGGCCAGGGGGTTCAATCCGGACAAGGCCGCCAAGATCCTCGATGACGACGACATGTTCCTGCAGACCATCGACATCAAGGAGGCCGTCGGCGACAGGCAGTCCCAGGTCGAGCGCGCCCGCGGGAGGCTCATCGGGCGCAACGGCCGCACCAGAGAGCTCATCGAGGAGCTGGCGGACGTCTACATGAGCGTCTACGGCAACACTGTGTCGCTGATCGGCAATTCCATATCGCTCCCGGTCGCCAAGACTGCAGTCGAGATGCTCCTGCACGGGAGCGAGCATTCCACGGTGTACCACTATCTCGAATCGCAGCGCCCCAGGCTCCGCATAGCGGAGATGGGCTTCGACATCTGA
- a CDS encoding serine protein kinase RIO yields MKESYEEEYAYLEKRIDALKTDRTGDERQTEAEVFDRKTLMTIYGFMKKGLLDKVHYPISTGKEGNVFYSTDAEGAPVALKIYRTSTSTFKKVSRYIEGDPRFRGTTGNRWKFIYAWASKEFKNLERYWEAELPVPEPITCQQNCLLMEYIGDETGACPQLRNAELDDPDGTYGDVVDFIVGGWADAGLVHGDLSEYNILMRDGEPVVIDVGQAMTADWFNAKDLLRRDIANINRFFASRGADVMPAEEIEKECDEAAAEQEKDGGDEEEDE; encoded by the coding sequence ATGAAGGAATCCTACGAAGAGGAGTACGCCTACCTCGAGAAGCGCATAGATGCCCTCAAGACCGACCGCACCGGCGACGAGCGCCAGACTGAGGCCGAGGTCTTCGACAGGAAGACCCTGATGACGATCTACGGCTTCATGAAGAAGGGGCTGCTGGACAAGGTCCACTACCCCATCTCCACCGGCAAGGAGGGCAACGTGTTCTACTCCACCGATGCCGAGGGCGCTCCCGTCGCCCTCAAGATCTACAGGACCTCCACGTCCACGTTCAAGAAGGTGTCCAGGTACATCGAGGGCGACCCCAGGTTCAGGGGGACCACGGGGAACCGCTGGAAGTTCATCTACGCATGGGCGTCCAAGGAGTTCAAGAACCTCGAGAGGTACTGGGAGGCGGAGCTCCCCGTGCCGGAACCGATAACCTGCCAGCAGAACTGCCTCCTCATGGAGTACATCGGCGACGAGACGGGCGCCTGCCCGCAGCTCAGGAACGCCGAGCTCGACGACCCCGACGGGACCTACGGGGACGTGGTGGACTTCATTGTCGGCGGATGGGCGGACGCCGGGCTGGTCCACGGGGACCTGAGCGAATACAACATACTCATGAGGGACGGCGAGCCGGTCGTCATCGACGTCGGGCAGGCGATGACCGCCGACTGGTTCAACGCAAAGGACCTCCTGCGCCGCGACATCGCCAACATCAACAGGTTCTTCGCCTCCAGAGGGGCGGATGTCATGCCCGCCGAAGAGATCGAGAAAGAATGCGACGAGGCCGCCGCCGAACAGGAGAAGGACGGCGGGGACGAGGAGGAAGACGAATGA
- the eif1A gene encoding translation initiation factor eIF-1A, whose amino-acid sequence MAEGPFESTEEDVTRVRLPNIKEGEMFGIADQLLGASKIKVMCEDGQSRVGRIPGKIKKRMWIREGDLLIVSVWDFEPTKCDVRFRYTKTQAVNLSKRNKIPKNLDIF is encoded by the coding sequence ATGGCAGAAGGACCCTTCGAATCGACGGAAGAGGACGTGACCCGCGTCCGCCTCCCCAATATCAAAGAAGGGGAGATGTTCGGCATCGCCGACCAGCTCCTCGGGGCAAGCAAAATAAAGGTCATGTGCGAGGACGGCCAGTCCCGCGTAGGGCGCATCCCCGGCAAGATCAAGAAGAGGATGTGGATCCGCGAGGGGGACCTGCTGATCGTGTCCGTCTGGGATTTCGAGCCCACCAAATGCGACGTCAGGTTCAGGTACACCAAGACCCAGGCGGTCAACCTCAGCAAGAGGAACAAGATCCCGAAGAACCTGGACATATTCTGA
- a CDS encoding MFS transporter, with protein sequence MSENRGAKEFTPNVWSRYAILTASMLIIMGAAAVAPALNGIEEEFGAGKLLTSFVVTLPALAVACFGFPMGTMADKLGMRFTLILSLIIFTVFGIAGYFATSIGMLLAMRFMVGVGIAGIATADNALIGMYYSGPERAKVITQQAVFMGLGVIVLEMLGGFLADIDWKSPFLVYAIGVPILLFAFLGIYNVSGSGRAGPSDAPERDIPRRKARIALCYISIFSAMFCLYVVTVNMSDYLVDMGESMALCGTILALLGAMNSVVPMALNRAGIRLPLWKAAGAAFILYAAGMFLLIPSELVLAIIAVVLVGIGMGTIVPCLVGSISSLAVRGKEGKVLGAYSVFMNLGQFVSAIVVGTIIDAAGFDDAFLIVGIAMAVLAVVLSAAVRTAFSDRPQRSAE encoded by the coding sequence ATGTCAGAGAACAGGGGCGCGAAGGAATTCACGCCCAATGTCTGGTCGAGGTATGCTATCCTCACCGCCTCCATGCTCATCATCATGGGAGCGGCGGCGGTGGCCCCCGCGCTGAACGGGATCGAGGAGGAGTTCGGGGCAGGCAAACTGCTCACCTCCTTCGTCGTGACGCTTCCCGCGCTGGCCGTCGCCTGCTTCGGGTTCCCCATGGGGACCATGGCCGATAAGCTGGGCATGAGGTTCACCCTCATCCTCTCGCTTATTATCTTCACTGTGTTCGGGATCGCTGGGTATTTCGCGACCTCGATCGGCATGCTCCTGGCCATGAGGTTCATGGTGGGAGTGGGGATCGCCGGCATAGCTACGGCGGACAACGCCCTCATCGGCATGTACTATTCCGGCCCGGAGAGGGCGAAGGTGATCACCCAGCAGGCCGTCTTCATGGGCCTGGGCGTCATCGTCCTCGAGATGCTCGGAGGGTTCCTGGCGGACATCGACTGGAAGTCGCCGTTCCTCGTCTACGCGATCGGAGTCCCCATCCTGCTCTTCGCCTTCCTCGGAATCTACAACGTCTCCGGCAGCGGCCGCGCAGGCCCCTCGGATGCGCCCGAAAGGGACATACCCAGGAGGAAGGCTAGGATCGCCCTCTGCTACATCTCGATATTCTCCGCGATGTTCTGCCTTTACGTGGTGACCGTCAACATGTCCGACTATCTCGTTGACATGGGCGAGAGCATGGCCCTGTGCGGCACCATACTGGCTCTTCTGGGGGCCATGAACTCCGTCGTGCCGATGGCGCTGAACAGGGCAGGCATCAGGCTTCCCCTGTGGAAGGCCGCGGGCGCAGCGTTCATCCTCTATGCGGCCGGGATGTTCCTGCTAATCCCGTCGGAACTTGTTCTGGCGATCATCGCAGTGGTGCTCGTCGGCATAGGGATGGGCACCATAGTGCCGTGCCTCGTGGGCTCCATCTCCTCCCTTGCCGTGCGCGGGAAGGAAGGGAAGGTCCTCGGCGCCTATTCTGTCTTCATGAACCTGGGACAGTTCGTCTCGGCCATCGTCGTAGGCACCATCATCGATGCGGCGGGGTTCGACGATGCCTTCCTGATCGTCGGGATCGCGATGGCCGTGCTCGCGGTCGTCCTGTCGGCGGCCGTCAGGACGGCGTTCTCGGACAGGCCTCAGCGTTCCGCCGAGTGA
- a CDS encoding formyltransferase family protein: protein MLKLGWFSTGRGPGSRNLLRSVEQAIGSGYLDAEISFVFCNWDNTEEDNPKKDQRELFFEEVRSYGIPLVTASWKKFMPDLRERDEKAWGNEYGKVLRESTGKYGMDLGILAGYMLWMDDATCDAYDMLNLHPALPDGPKGTWQDVIWQLIASDAREQGAMMHICTSEHDRGAAITYCRFPIRGEGWDGLWDDMHEKLKDRTLEQIRAEEGTDEPLFRKIRENGAKRELPLITETIKLFADGTVKMKDKRLVRDGKVLDGPYDLTEEVDGAVGDA from the coding sequence ATGTTGAAACTGGGATGGTTCTCCACCGGCCGGGGCCCCGGGTCCCGCAACCTCCTGAGATCGGTGGAGCAGGCTATCGGTAGCGGCTACCTCGATGCGGAGATCTCGTTCGTATTCTGCAACTGGGACAACACCGAGGAAGATAATCCCAAGAAGGACCAAAGGGAGCTGTTCTTCGAGGAGGTCAGATCGTACGGGATACCATTGGTCACCGCCTCCTGGAAGAAGTTCATGCCCGACCTCAGGGAAAGGGACGAGAAGGCCTGGGGGAACGAGTACGGGAAGGTGCTGAGGGAAAGCACCGGGAAGTACGGGATGGACCTGGGCATCCTCGCCGGGTACATGCTGTGGATGGACGACGCCACCTGCGATGCGTACGACATGCTGAACCTGCACCCTGCCCTGCCCGACGGCCCCAAAGGGACCTGGCAGGACGTCATCTGGCAGCTGATCGCGTCCGATGCGCGGGAACAGGGCGCCATGATGCACATCTGCACCAGCGAGCATGACCGCGGGGCGGCCATCACCTACTGCCGCTTCCCCATCAGGGGAGAGGGCTGGGACGGCCTCTGGGACGATATGCATGAGAAGCTGAAGGACAGGACCCTGGAGCAGATCCGCGCCGAAGAGGGCACGGACGAGCCGCTCTTCCGCAAGATACGCGAGAACGGGGCGAAGCGCGAGCTGCCGCTGATAACCGAGACGATAAAGCTCTTCGCCGACGGCACCGTGAAGATGAAGGACAAGAGGCTGGTCAGGGACGGGAAGGTCCTGGACGGGCCTTACGACCTCACAGAGGAGGTCGACGGGGCGGTCGGAGATGCCTGA
- a CDS encoding archease, which produces MDTDIYSLGDAYGMQRYEVLDHTADLMIHARGKDMGECYANLAYGMFDQMVDLSGVGQSETRHVEVSGEDPEDALYSFLSELLFLEDCDGLILCGFSVRVSGDGLSISCDCSGEPLDRSRMRIRTEIKAVTFHMMDIDPDACEATVLFDV; this is translated from the coding sequence ATGGACACAGATATCTATTCCCTGGGCGATGCGTACGGCATGCAGAGGTACGAGGTCCTCGACCACACGGCCGACCTCATGATACACGCCCGCGGGAAGGACATGGGGGAATGCTATGCGAACCTCGCCTACGGGATGTTCGACCAGATGGTCGACCTCTCGGGGGTCGGGCAGTCCGAGACGAGGCACGTGGAGGTCTCGGGCGAGGATCCGGAGGACGCCCTGTACTCGTTCCTGTCGGAGCTGCTGTTCCTGGAGGACTGCGACGGCCTGATACTGTGCGGTTTCTCGGTGCGCGTCAGCGGAGACGGCCTCAGCATCTCCTGCGACTGCTCGGGCGAGCCCCTCGACCGGTCCCGCATGCGCATACGCACCGAGATCAAGGCGGTGACGTTCCACATGATGGATATCGATCCCGATGCCTGCGAGGCCACCGTCCTCTTCGATGTATGA